The Spirosoma sp. SC4-14 DNA window ACATGGTTTGTTCGATGGGGAAACTGATGAGTCGTTCGACGTCGAGGGCCGACAGCGCCGGACTTTGGGTGATAACCTGTACCTGATTGTTGGTGATGTCGGGCAGGGCATCAATAGGAAGCCGACTAATGGAGTAGCTACCCCAGACAATCAATGCCAGGGTAAAAACGCCAATGATCAGTTTATTCTGAATGGAGAAACGGATGATAGCATCCAGCATGATGGAAACGTACTAAGGTGGAACAGAGGAAGAAATGGGAGCCCGTGACGAGGCAGCCATGTTGATATGGAGTCGAAAGGGCGTATGTATCCTGCCTTAGCCTAATTGAGGAGGTTGCCAGGTTGGCAATGTAGGAGCACTGAGGTCAGTCGTGACAGGCCCAAAACACTGACTTGGTCGAAATTGTATTTTCGGCAGATACGAAAACTGAAAAAGTGACGGAGTATCCACGACAGTGCCGCAACAGCTACAGACACAAAGCGGAGAGCACTGATCGCCACCCGCGTGATTGGTCGGATGCGGGTGATCGTCGGTAGCCAGCGTTGCGATCTGGGATTCAGCGCGTAGCTCAATATCGCCATCGGCGCAGGGAAGCCCCGACAGCAGGAGTATATAAACGCTCAGAAACACGCAGATTGCCGTTTTCATGTCCCAAAAGTACGGTAACACTTTGTGCAACAGGTAGTCAAAAAGAGAATTTATTAGTCATTCCTATATTTCTTTGCTTATTACCCAATGACAAATCAACCAATGACCAATTTTATGCTAACGGTTGGCGATAACCTCTATTGGACACGGCGATTGCTGGGCGAACACCTCCGAAGGTTAGGTCTTCGGGCGGGCGACGCCGTGATGGTTCATGCCGGTTTGCGGGCTGTAGGACCCATGCTTAATGGCCCCGATACATTAATTGACGCCATTCGGGATGTTATTGGTAATCAGGGGACATTGCTTTGTTATGTAAACTGGGAG harbors:
- a CDS encoding DUF6660 family protein, translated to MKTAICVFLSVYILLLSGLPCADGDIELRAESQIATLATDDHPHPTNHAGGDQCSPLCVCSCCGTVVDTPSLFQFSYLPKIQFRPSQCFGPVTTDLSAPTLPTWQPPQLG